In Epinephelus fuscoguttatus linkage group LG6, E.fuscoguttatus.final_Chr_v1, the DNA window CAGCAACATCAAGGGATCCTAAGTTTccgtattttattttattttactttttttattctatatttttataATATGGAGGGGGGAGGGGTGCCCCCGCTCCCCAACATGTATTACAGTAACTTCCTTGTCACAGTAAACACAGGGGCCTTCACAAAGTTGACTTCTTAGCTGGTTTGTTTTATCCGTACTGTGACATCAGCGTGTTTGACCTGAAGCTCTGTGTTATCTTCTATTAAAAAGCCAGTGAGTCACCGACAGGAGGCAGATCCCACTCTGTGTGAGCGACATGTGGACGCTAACTTAATTTGGTAAAAGGGAGGCTGGTCTTCGGTCAGCTGTTGCGCCTGCACTGCAAAAAATATCCACACCAGCAAGTCAGTTAATCTTAATCTAAGTCTTAAAGGGTTTTTTCACCCTCTTAAAAAACTGAAACAGATTATTTGGGTCAGAGCAAGTCTTTATTTCATCCAGTTCTCGTTACTTTAAAGATCTGAAGACTCTGGTTGATTTCTTATATGCGCATTTTTTGCAGTGCGCCTCCTCTCCAGATCCTCCCAGCACTTTCTCGACACTTGCTCTGTGCCGACTCATCGTTTGGGAAACCACCGTCCAGTATAAAAACCACAGCCAGAAGGGTTTCGCTTTTTCAGTAATAGCAGAGTAATACTTTACAGCTTGTTGTTGGATCAGCGGGTTGCGTAACGGTGATGCGTAAAATCCAAAAGAGATAAAGCTTAACCACGCGTATATAGAGTAgtagttatttttttctaaggGAAAACTTTTGGTTGGAGGTTGTTTTGAACAAGCAGAACTTTAAAGTGGTCTTGAACTCGGCTGGACATGGCAGAGGGAGACTTCTACACGATGGGGAACCGGCAGAGGTTTCCCAGGGATCCGTTTGGAGAGTCACCGTTCAGAGATCAGTCTCCGTTCAGGGACCAGCTCGCGTCTCGGTTTATGGACGATGACTTTGGGATGTCCCCTTTCCCCGACGACCTGTCAATGGACTGGCCGGGCTGGGCTCGGCCGGGCCGCCTCAGCACGCGCCTCAGCCCCTCGCCCTTCGGCAGCAGTTTACGCACAGGTTTCCCCCCGCGCCAGTCCGCGGGAGGCCCCACGCTGTACACGAGCAGGTACGGGGAGCCCTCCTCGCGGAGCTCGCCCACCACCACCGGGGGGGAGCCCTGGAAAGTTTGCGTGAACGTCCACAGCTTCAAACCGGAGGAGTTAAACGTGAAAACGAGAGACGGATTTGTAGAAGTGTCAGGTGAGTTGGGATGCTGGCGGAGGCCTGAACTAAATATAACCACTTTCCAGGACGCTTTATAATCAGGTTCATTTTGGGAATAAGGGCCTTTGAAGGGAGCAGAACTTTTGGTATCAATGACTGGAAGTTAAAGAGAACTCACCTGGTGATTTCCTGCTGTGACCACCATCCGTTCAgttttatttgtagagcacattgacaCAGCAAATGTCCAGAGTGCCTTTAAAACAAGGGGGATTTAATCAGTCAAATAAACAATCAGGATTAAAATAATGGGCCAAATGAAAGGCACGTTGAAcagaaaacactttaaagagaatgtaaacaaataaatgaagcaAATGGAGTCATCTGTTAGTGAAAAACACTAATTTGCAGGGCTGCAGCTgccactgaggacactgaggtcatGCTCTCAGTGTTATTAATGAGGTATATTACATAGCATATCATTTAAAGGAGTATTCTGCAGTTTTGTGGGACTCAGTATCTATTACTGTCTCttattagacaaaaaaaaatcagctatattgtgaagcagcagtaTTTCTATCTATGGAAAATGAACtcaaacaacatttaaattCAGGAAGATTAAAGCTCAgaagttgaaataaaccaataGCTATTTATCAAATTCCTGTGCAGAACTACAATAAATTTGAACACTGGTACAAAAAttcatgggcggattatgagataATGGgctcctgggcacagacatgcagagggccccaccacctctcctacacaggagcaagacacacagattttATAGTTGTTTagctgctttttgttgttgttttgcatctctttctaGGAGCGTTGTCTTTTTGAGTTGATGTTTGtgactgttttgttgttgtttgtggtctgtttgtgtctattgtggttgttttgtgtctcttggtggtctgtctgtgtctctttgtggttgtttggtgtctctttgtgtctctgtgtggttgtttggtgtctctttgtggttgttttgtgtctcttagtggtctgtttgtgtctctgtggttgtttggcgtctctttgtggttgttttgcatctcttggtggtctgtttgtgtctctttgtggttgttttgtgtctctttgtggttgatttgtgtctcttggtggtctgtttgggtctctttgtggttgtttggtgtctctttgtgtctctatgtgattgatttgtgtctcttgattgcctgtttgtgtctctttgtggtctgtgtctgtttgtagtccttttatgtctctttgacaGCATTTTCGTCTCTTTTAGGTAGCTTTGTGACCTTTTTGattgtttcatgtctctttgtagttgcattgagtctctttgtggtctgtttgtgtatttttgtagtcgttttgcatctttgtgttgttttgtgtctctctgtggtccttttgtaactttttttgattgtttcatgtctctttgtaactattttgtgtctttttgtagttgtctTGTCTCCTGATGGCATTTTGTGCGTCTTTGTGTTCCATTGGTGTCtttttggagtcattttgtgtctctttaggggcattatgtctctttgtagttgttttgtgtgtctttgaggtacTTTTGTGACTTTTCTggttgtttcatgtctctttgtagttgttttgtgtctctttgtggtctttgtgtatttttgtggtcgttttgtgtgtctgtggtctgttggtgtgttttagttgtcgttttgcatctctttgtagctgttttgtgtctctctgttgtccttttgtgacttttttgatTGTTTCATGTATCTTTGTagctattttgtgtctctttgtggtctgtttatgtctttttgtagtcgttttatgtctctgagggcattttgtgtgtctttgaggtacTTTTGTGACCCTTTTTTGTGACCTTTTGTGACGtctgtttgtagttgttttgtgtctctttgtggtctgtttgtgtattttgtggttgttttttgtctctttgtggtctgtctttttttggttgtttcatgtctctttgtagtaattttgtctctttgtggtctgttgatgtatttttatagtcattttgtgtctctttgggggcattatgtctctttgtagttgttttttgtgtctctttgtgatctcTTGTGTCCTTTGTCTTCATTTTGAGGCTTGGTAAATATTAATTTAAGTGAcgtttgcaggtgaaggccactTTGGGCTCCTACGCCTGTGCCCAGTAGTCCTGTTTAGTAATCTATCCATGCATATATGTTGCTATGTGATAAAAGAACAGCAGTCCAGCCAAATAAAAAGTCAGAATCTTAATTAAACAAAGTATTGAACAACACCGTGCTGAGTGCCTCTGAGGATCCTCGCTCTAACCTGGCTAAGAAATATGAGCGCTGTCCCTTTGGCAGCAGTTTTGAAGCAACACAATGAAAGCCTCGCTGGTATAACATGCTCTTAGCATTAATGAGTCTTGCTATAGAAGAGCTAAACAGATTTTGGGGACTGGGAGTTGCACGTTGGCAGGCAGATCCTCATGCGTCGGACACCTGTTTTAGATTCCTGGAGAATCACTCCCTCAGTCACCCATGAGCTCGATTTAGATTTAAGGCAAGGCCCGTGACAACAGTCTCTGTTTACAATAAGACAAGCTGCTCTGCTGCCATTAAACACCAGAGAGAATGTTCTGGAAATAGGATTTCACCCAGCAGTCCTCGTGCAGGCTCTCTATTCCTGCTGGTGTCACATTCAAGCTCAGTCACTGATTATGGGAGCAAGTTGTAGAAATTGCTTCCTCATGTCCGAGCTTCAGATGAATTCCAGGGATACCCGGGTCTGAGGAGAGCACAGAGGACAGCAGGGCCCCCAGCTCTGAGTTTTTTATAAACACATTGTTGGTATGCCAGTTGGGTCATTCAATCAGCGCCATGTTgggcctgcctgcctgtctgcctgcctgccgcAATGACTCGACCTCCTGTTCTAAAAGTGTGACAGGCGGTGTGATACAGGCATGTTGGAGGTGTTCAGTACATGAACGAACAAATGTTTAACAGAATCTTCCCGATGAACTGAGTGTACTCATTAGCTCTGTAACTGACTGAGTCACTTTGAGTGCAGCTGAGTGACGCCATGAGCATGTTTCTGCCTGGTAACATTCACCAGAAGTAAAATTTAAAGTGTTACTCAGTCTTACTGAAAGTTGCTCAGTTTTTTTCAAGTTGATTAACATCTTACTGAAAGATTCTGATGAACTTCACCGAAAGACACAAActaaattcacaaaaacaatTAAACTGCATCATTGGTGCTGGTAATATAATAAGAACATTTTCTTGGCTTTTCTTGGCattttctttctgttggactgagcttgacattttgtacacatatgaaacaggagGGCTGAGTTCCTCTACCAGAAAGTTTTGGGCATTTAACTCTTAATTTCTTGCATTCTGATGAATTTTTATGAAACAATCTGTGCCTTTTCTGTATCAATTTAATCCGTTCAGACCCCAATTATGTTCcaaatacacaaaaaatattgttatgTTGGATTTCTACTCTAAATGCAATCATAAAtcatttgcaattttttttatttatttataaaaaatgtTAGGATACTTTATTATGTGCTACTTTTTCTGTCCATTCCAATggattttaacaattttaacaATATGATTAATAGACTGAAACGTGCCATGCACTTATGGTTGACCATGCTTGTTAAAACAGGGGGTGTGGCTCTACTGCAGTCCACTTTAGAAGATGTGGaacactagccccttttacactgccagattttccccaaatgttgggccatttgccGGCAAGCAGcaagtgtttagacacacagtgccggactggcgagttgatccgatgtgcccaattttccgcctcgtaggatagtcatattggcggaacctttttagtttaaacagaccgaggtggccttccgccacgggaggggctgttgatgacttgtgggaggagctggtgatgacgccgcatgtgcgacccactggcggtggataaacaggaaacagctgatagcaggaattaacgagcagctagtagcaagagggaaacacaaacctgacagacactgtaaagatgagcaactggggagacaaggaattgtgcgccctccttgtcctcgcaaacgaagaggccattaaccgtaagataacggggacggtgaaggacggcccgacttacgagagaatcgccgaaggactgaccagctgtggcttccctcccacgtcactgtttacgtcacacgctgagctacacgttttgttgcttgctcacgccccccattgccccgaaaaaggtgcattctgtataaacaaaagtaggcaggcggcattttgctgcactccctgattttgattttatactgccaatgctgaaaaaagactgattgggctttcctgcaaatttacacaattcctatttaaaaagggctactgtgATTGGCTTATAGACATCCCATCAAATAAGTCTGTGCATTTAGGTGCAGTCAGATGACAATAATCATAGATCTTGACATCCTAGAATAGTTACGTTGATTGGAATTGACGGGGGATCTGAACGGGTTAAAATGCAGATGTCTGCAGTTTTCTTGAAATTAAAAggcctctgctactttcatgttttttatgtaGGCAGGACAAATAACATGCTCTAAATGTTAAGATGATACTTCATTGTCTGTCCTCACGGAAACTGATGATATTGAGGGGTACTTGTCTCCTG includes these proteins:
- the hspb8 gene encoding heat shock protein beta-8 — its product is MAEGDFYTMGNRQRFPRDPFGESPFRDQSPFRDQLASRFMDDDFGMSPFPDDLSMDWPGWARPGRLSTRLSPSPFGSSLRTGFPPRQSAGGPTLYTSRYGEPSSRSSPTTTGGEPWKVCVNVHSFKPEELNVKTRDGFVEVSGKHEEKQEEGGIVTKNFTKKIQIPIDVDPLTVFASLSPEGVLIIEARQTPPYHLFSNEGSQGGDAQEVEPLKPQEASMV